One window of Chloroflexota bacterium genomic DNA carries:
- a CDS encoding M20/M25/M40 family metallo-hydrolase, with product MTTDWNAIREESVRLLQGLIRFDTTNPPGNERACVDYIAALLRKEGIESTILESAPGRANLIARLKGNGSQRPFILMGHVDVVPVEAEKWDHPPFGGEIHDGYLYGRGTLDMKGIDAVEIMTFILLKRLNVPLARDVILEINADEEMGGRMGAAWMMEHHRDLIDAEYGITEFGGNTVTIFGKTFVVVQTGEKGGAQFTVRARGTPGHASQPHKDNAVLKLSAALEKLGQAELPIHVTATMRTYIESIARAVGPAGNALLGLLKPETFTATLAALPVSDGQKSILHSQFHNSIAPTILRAGSKINVIPSVAEADIDCRVVPGQHAADVEREVRAVLGDSVELEFHSDRTGIEASPDTPLFALIATTMQRHMPDAVTVPFLVTGGTDARFNAQMGTKLYGFCPGIADADDMGGVHGHNERVSVQKLGFATQVLYEVVSEFCRA from the coding sequence ATGACCACCGACTGGAATGCCATTCGCGAAGAGTCCGTGCGGCTGCTGCAAGGGCTGATTCGCTTCGACACCACCAACCCGCCGGGCAACGAGCGCGCCTGCGTGGACTACATCGCCGCTCTGCTGCGCAAGGAAGGCATCGAGTCCACGATCCTGGAATCGGCGCCGGGCCGCGCCAACTTGATCGCGCGCCTCAAGGGCAACGGCTCGCAGCGACCGTTCATCCTGATGGGCCATGTGGACGTCGTGCCGGTCGAAGCCGAGAAGTGGGACCACCCGCCGTTCGGCGGCGAGATCCATGACGGCTATCTGTACGGGCGCGGCACGCTCGACATGAAGGGCATCGACGCCGTCGAGATCATGACGTTCATCCTCCTCAAGCGCCTGAATGTGCCGCTGGCGCGCGACGTGATCCTGGAGATCAACGCGGACGAGGAGATGGGCGGGCGCATGGGCGCCGCCTGGATGATGGAGCACCACCGCGACCTGATCGATGCCGAATACGGCATCACCGAGTTTGGCGGCAACACGGTGACCATCTTCGGCAAGACGTTCGTCGTGGTTCAGACCGGCGAAAAAGGCGGCGCACAGTTCACCGTGCGCGCACGCGGCACGCCGGGCCACGCCAGCCAGCCGCACAAGGACAACGCGGTGCTGAAATTGTCCGCCGCGCTGGAGAAGCTCGGACAGGCCGAGTTGCCGATCCACGTGACCGCTACAATGCGCACGTACATCGAGTCGATCGCGCGCGCGGTGGGACCGGCCGGCAACGCCCTGCTCGGACTGCTCAAGCCCGAGACGTTCACGGCGACACTCGCCGCCCTGCCGGTTTCCGACGGCCAGAAGTCGATCCTGCACTCGCAGTTCCACAACTCGATCGCGCCGACCATCCTGCGCGCCGGTTCGAAGATCAACGTCATCCCGTCCGTGGCCGAGGCCGACATTGACTGCCGCGTGGTTCCCGGCCAGCACGCCGCCGACGTGGAGCGCGAGGTGCGCGCCGTGCTCGGCGATTCCGTCGAGCTGGAGTTCCACAGCGACCGCACCGGCATCGAAGCCAGCCCGGACACGCCGCTGTTTGCGCTGATCGCAACAACCATGCAGAGGCATATGCCCGACGCGGTGACCGTGCCGTTCCTGGTCACCGGCGGCACCGACGCGCGCTTCAATGCGCAGATGGGCACGAAGCTGTACGGCTTCTGCCCCGGCATCGCCGACGCCGACGACATGGGCGGCGTGCACGGCCACAATGAGCGCGTCAGCGTGCAGAAACTCGGCTTTGCGACCCAGGTGCTGTACGAGGTCGTCAGCGAGTTCTGCCGGGCCTGA
- the sucD gene encoding succinate--CoA ligase subunit alpha has translation MSIIVNKDTRLIVQGVTGREGEFHTRQMLAYGTNVVGGVTPGRGGSRAADDRVPVFNTVASAVAATRADASVIFVPAGGAADSVMEAADAGIKTIVCITEGIPVKDMLRAKTFVDLKGARLIGPNCPGLTTMGECKVGIIPNSIGKPGPVGLVSRSGTLTYEVVHALALRGIGQTTVLGIGGDPVIGTRFVDALRLFQDDPKTELIVMIGEIGGNDEERGAQFIREYVKKPIVSFIAGQTAPEGKRMGHAGAIISGGAGTAKDKIAALTAVGAKVARHPDEVAELVAAAI, from the coding sequence ATGAGCATCATCGTCAACAAGGACACCCGTCTGATCGTGCAGGGCGTTACCGGCCGCGAGGGCGAGTTCCACACCCGCCAGATGCTGGCCTACGGCACCAACGTGGTCGGCGGCGTGACTCCCGGCCGCGGCGGCTCGCGTGCCGCCGACGATCGGGTGCCGGTGTTCAATACGGTGGCCAGCGCCGTCGCCGCGACCCGCGCCGACGCGAGCGTCATCTTCGTGCCGGCCGGCGGCGCCGCCGACTCGGTCATGGAAGCAGCCGACGCGGGCATCAAGACGATTGTCTGTATCACCGAGGGCATTCCAGTGAAAGACATGCTGCGCGCGAAGACGTTCGTCGACCTGAAGGGCGCGCGGTTGATCGGACCCAACTGCCCCGGATTGACGACCATGGGCGAGTGCAAGGTCGGCATCATCCCAAACTCGATCGGCAAGCCCGGCCCGGTCGGCCTTGTCTCGCGCTCCGGCACCCTGACATATGAGGTCGTGCATGCGCTGGCACTGCGCGGCATCGGCCAGACGACGGTACTCGGCATCGGTGGCGACCCGGTCATCGGCACGCGCTTCGTGGACGCGCTCAGGCTGTTCCAGGACGATCCCAAGACCGAGCTGATCGTCATGATCGGCGAGATCGGCGGCAACGACGAGGAGCGTGGCGCGCAGTTCATCAGGGAGTACGTCAAGAAGCCAATCGTGTCGTTTATCGCCGGGCAGACCGCGCCCGAGGGCAAGCGCATGGGGCACGCCGGCGCGATCATCAGCGGCGGCGCCGGCACGGCAAAGGACAAAATCGCCGCGCTGACCGCCGTCGGCGCCAAAGTCGCGCGGCATCCCGACGAAGTCGCGGAACTGGTCGCAGCCGCGATCTAG